The Halorientalis sp. IM1011 genome window below encodes:
- a CDS encoding DUF4397 domain-containing protein has translation MVSARKRSTQVVAITLLLVAVGGLAAVSPTVAQEDDDEQEPGSQIRLVHAVPGGPAVDVYIDGDRVLQEVDPGEVASYQEVEPGNHSIVMVAAEEPGGVVLDTEIETEERGNYTVAAAGQFEDGEAQVDPVVFLDNATQPNAEFGSIRVGHLVPNASAVTVTLNETGGVVFEDVAFGESSPYKTIPQGDYTLDIRTGGPDGEVVQTVDADLAAGEAATVLAIGSDDENETLQVLQLTDPTGPEELSPDIVPEPDGDAADDTDEEDTENETEDAENETEAGPIEIGESDVIDGDIEEPDEDTADEDTTDEDGEATDEDALDEDEAATEEEPDDEDDTEETDGEVADDEDEGEETETATPEE, from the coding sequence ATGGTTTCAGCAAGAAAACGCAGTACGCAGGTGGTGGCGATTACGTTGCTTCTGGTCGCCGTCGGGGGTCTGGCGGCGGTCAGCCCCACAGTCGCACAGGAGGACGACGACGAGCAGGAACCCGGCTCTCAGATCCGTCTCGTACACGCGGTGCCCGGCGGTCCCGCCGTGGACGTGTACATCGACGGTGATCGTGTCCTTCAGGAGGTGGATCCCGGCGAGGTTGCCAGCTATCAGGAGGTCGAACCCGGGAACCACTCCATCGTGATGGTCGCGGCCGAGGAACCCGGTGGCGTCGTGCTCGACACGGAGATCGAGACCGAAGAGCGCGGGAACTACACCGTCGCGGCCGCGGGCCAGTTCGAGGACGGTGAGGCACAGGTCGACCCAGTCGTGTTCCTCGACAACGCGACCCAGCCGAACGCCGAGTTCGGGTCCATCAGGGTCGGCCATCTCGTCCCCAACGCCTCCGCGGTCACGGTGACGCTCAACGAGACCGGCGGCGTCGTGTTCGAGGACGTCGCGTTCGGCGAATCCTCGCCGTACAAGACGATCCCCCAGGGCGACTACACCCTCGACATCCGCACCGGCGGCCCGGACGGTGAGGTCGTCCAGACCGTCGACGCCGACCTCGCCGCCGGTGAGGCGGCCACGGTGCTGGCCATCGGTTCGGACGACGAAAACGAGACCCTCCAGGTTCTCCAGCTGACCGACCCCACTGGCCCGGAGGAACTGTCACCCGATATCGTCCCCGAACCCGACGGTGACGCGGCGGACGATACCGACGAAGAAGACACCGAGAACGAAACTGAAGACGCCGAAAACGAAACCGAAGCCGGACCGATCGAGATCGGCGAATCCGACGTGATCGACGGTGACATCGAGGAACCCGACGAAGACACCGCCGACGAAGACACCACAGACGAGGACGGCGAGGCGACCGACGAGGACGCCTTGGATGAAGACGAAGCGGCAACTGAGGAAGAACCCGACGACGAAGACGACACCGAGGAAACCGACGGTGAGGTCGCCGACGACGAGGACGAGGGAGAGGAGACCGAGACGGCCACGCCCGAGGAGTGA
- a CDS encoding DUF5798 family protein: MVGLGDTKKKIEKMISAAEDLYEKMNQLRAEIDDLRSKVEKTSEQVDTMAHDLDEQRVLVEQLASEQGIDVDEVLAEAAIEEADTGESAENGAENGAETSGAAGGSAAEPED, encoded by the coding sequence ATGGTCGGACTCGGTGACACGAAAAAGAAGATCGAGAAGATGATCTCGGCGGCCGAAGACCTCTACGAGAAGATGAACCAGTTGCGGGCGGAGATCGACGACCTCCGCTCGAAGGTCGAGAAGACCAGCGAACAGGTCGACACGATGGCACACGACCTCGACGAACAGCGGGTGCTGGTCGAGCAGTTGGCCAGCGAACAGGGGATCGACGTGGACGAGGTTCTGGCCGAAGCCGCCATCGAGGAGGCCGACACCGGGGAGAGCGCCGAGAACGGTGCCGAGAACGGCGCCGAAACCAGCGGCGCGGCCGGCGGCAGCGCCGCCGAACCAGAGGACTGA